A portion of the Sandaracinobacteroides saxicola genome contains these proteins:
- a CDS encoding cytochrome P450 has translation MSGFFARLGGALAGLGGLIAKILGADGGLKARLKAVLGSTAGQRDVFAILRLVKPALALKKNLIAPYPATGSLILTRAGAVDECLAREADFSVVYEPRMRKITGGPNFFLGMQDGPEYRRDTGAMRAIVGADDIADLVLPMVRTEAATAIHNATTANAARIDLPPALTARVPALMVQRYFGLHTASVADLIPWATAMFYYLFSDLSVDKWVEDSALTAAAETRDALDAAVAAPAPDTLIARAVAARSKGETAFQGDGIRNNMIGIVIGAIPTLSKAACHTLDELFRQPAALASAAEAARRGDERLVAAHVFEALRFNPINPVIYRRAVADTRIAGTSVARDTMLLAANLSSMHDESVVPDPRAFRTDRPWSSYLLWGRGTHLCFGDRINAALLPAMLLPLLALPNLRRAPGAAGRIDGTYEGHDTPFPRHFVLEWDA, from the coding sequence ATGAGCGGTTTCTTCGCGCGCCTGGGCGGCGCGCTCGCCGGCCTCGGCGGACTCATCGCCAAGATCCTCGGCGCCGACGGCGGCCTGAAGGCACGTCTGAAGGCCGTGCTGGGCAGCACCGCCGGCCAGCGCGACGTCTTCGCCATCCTGCGCCTCGTCAAGCCCGCGCTCGCGCTCAAAAAGAACCTGATCGCGCCCTACCCCGCCACCGGCAGCCTCATCCTCACCCGCGCCGGCGCGGTCGATGAATGTCTCGCCCGCGAAGCCGATTTCAGCGTCGTCTACGAACCGCGCATGCGAAAGATCACCGGCGGCCCCAACTTCTTCCTCGGCATGCAGGACGGCCCCGAATACCGCCGCGACACCGGCGCCATGCGCGCCATCGTGGGCGCGGACGACATCGCCGACCTCGTCCTGCCCATGGTCCGCACCGAGGCCGCCACCGCGATTCACAACGCCACGACCGCAAACGCGGCCCGCATCGACCTGCCGCCAGCGCTCACCGCCCGCGTCCCCGCGCTGATGGTGCAGCGCTATTTCGGCCTACACACCGCCAGCGTCGCCGACCTCATCCCCTGGGCAACGGCGATGTTCTATTACCTCTTCAGCGACCTTAGCGTCGACAAATGGGTGGAGGACAGCGCGCTGACCGCCGCCGCCGAAACCCGCGACGCGCTCGATGCCGCCGTCGCCGCCCCCGCGCCCGATACGTTGATCGCCCGCGCCGTCGCCGCCCGTTCCAAGGGTGAAACGGCGTTTCAGGGTGACGGCATCCGCAACAACATGATCGGCATCGTCATCGGCGCCATCCCCACCCTGTCGAAGGCCGCCTGCCACACGCTCGATGAACTGTTTCGCCAACCGGCCGCACTCGCCAGCGCCGCCGAAGCCGCCCGTCGCGGAGACGAGCGCCTGGTCGCCGCCCATGTCTTCGAGGCGCTGCGCTTCAACCCGATCAATCCGGTCATCTACCGCCGCGCCGTGGCGGACACCCGCATCGCCGGAACCAGCGTTGCCAGGGACACCATGCTGCTCGCCGCCAACCTCTCCTCCATGCACGACGAAAGCGTGGTCCCTGACCCGCGCGCCTTCCGCACCGATCGCCCCTGGAGCAGCTACCTCCTCTGGGGCCGCGGTACCCACCTGTGCTTCGGCGACCGCATCAACGCGGCGCTGCTGCCCGCCATGCTGCTGCCGCTGCTGGCGCTGCCGAACCTCCGCCGCGCGCCCGGCGCCGCCGGCCGGATCGACGGCACCTACGAAGGCCACGACACCCCCTTCCCCCGTCACTTCGTGCTGGAATGGGACGCCTGA
- a CDS encoding DUF3667 domain-containing protein gives MEAIGGLATGALVASQFEREEARVEGAHAACLNCGATVRGKYCASCGQPTHLHRSMAHVAEEFLHGLWHIDSKAWRTLPMLFFRPGQLTRDYVRGRRARYIAPVTLFLLTIFLMFFVFGLSSGSSVNLDGMLETPAATREGRLAQARAAEADAAKAEQAVVAARRDLEQRSADEKAAPGAEGVAAGAMAALEAARDVAVARAKRARAAVDDPAAAGSENPGEPAWARAVRQSVERGDLKVNVGVPGLNEKGRHALLNPELTLYKIQQKGYKLSFLLVPMSLPWLWLMFLWKRDVRAYDHVIFLLYSISFISLLLILVVLLFQVGVPPEWLVPLLLLGFPVHLFVQLKGAYALGVFSALWRTAALLTLAVMTLSIYFSLILALGLID, from the coding sequence ATGGAGGCCATTGGCGGACTGGCGACGGGGGCGCTGGTGGCGAGCCAGTTCGAGCGCGAGGAAGCGCGGGTGGAGGGCGCGCACGCCGCCTGCCTGAATTGCGGCGCGACGGTGCGGGGCAAATATTGCGCGAGCTGTGGCCAGCCGACGCACCTGCACCGCTCGATGGCGCATGTGGCGGAGGAGTTCCTGCACGGGCTTTGGCATATCGACAGCAAGGCGTGGCGGACGCTGCCGATGCTGTTCTTCCGGCCAGGGCAGCTGACGCGCGATTATGTGCGGGGCCGGCGGGCGCGCTACATCGCGCCGGTGACGCTGTTCCTGCTGACGATCTTCCTGATGTTCTTCGTGTTCGGGCTGAGCAGCGGATCCTCGGTCAACCTGGACGGGATGCTGGAGACGCCGGCGGCGACGCGCGAAGGCCGGCTGGCGCAGGCCAGGGCGGCGGAGGCCGATGCGGCGAAGGCCGAGCAGGCGGTGGTGGCGGCGCGGCGTGACCTGGAGCAGCGCAGCGCGGACGAAAAGGCGGCGCCCGGTGCCGAGGGTGTTGCGGCCGGTGCGATGGCGGCGCTGGAAGCGGCCCGCGACGTGGCGGTGGCCCGGGCGAAACGGGCGCGGGCGGCGGTGGACGATCCCGCGGCGGCGGGCAGCGAAAATCCGGGGGAGCCGGCGTGGGCGCGGGCGGTACGCCAGTCGGTGGAACGCGGCGACCTGAAGGTGAATGTGGGGGTGCCCGGCCTGAACGAGAAAGGCAGGCATGCGCTGCTCAATCCCGAGCTGACGCTCTACAAGATCCAGCAGAAGGGGTATAAGCTGAGCTTCCTGCTGGTACCGATGTCGCTGCCCTGGCTGTGGCTGATGTTCCTGTGGAAGCGCGATGTCCGCGCCTATGACCATGTGATCTTCCTGCTCTATTCGATCAGCTTCATCTCCCTGTTGCTGATACTGGTGGTATTGTTGTTCCAGGTCGGCGTGCCGCCGGAATGGCTGGTGCCGCTGTTGCTGCTCGGCTTTCCGGTGCATCTGTTCGTGCAGTTGAAGGGCGCCTATGCCCTGGGTGTGTTCAGCGCGCTCTGGCGGACGGCGGCGCTGCTGACGCTGGCGGTCATGACCCTGTCGATCTATTTCTCGCTGATCCTGGCGCTGGGGCTGATCGACTGA
- the ssb gene encoding single-stranded DNA-binding protein codes for MAGSVNKVILVGNLGKDPEIKSFQNGGRIANFSIATSESWKDKMSGERKERTEWHNIKIDNDNLIRVAEQYLRKGSKVYVEGQLQTRKWQDKDGNDRYTTEVVVGRFNGTIELLDRREGGGMSGGGDYDQSRGGNDYSAPARNSAPPTRKPSFDADLDDDDVPF; via the coding sequence ATGGCAGGCAGCGTCAACAAGGTCATCCTGGTCGGCAATCTCGGCAAGGACCCGGAAATCAAGAGCTTCCAGAACGGCGGCCGCATCGCCAACTTCTCGATCGCCACCAGCGAAAGCTGGAAGGACAAGATGAGCGGCGAGCGCAAGGAGCGCACCGAATGGCATAACATCAAGATCGACAACGACAATCTGATCCGCGTCGCCGAACAATATCTGCGCAAGGGCAGCAAGGTCTATGTCGAAGGCCAGCTGCAAACCCGCAAATGGCAGGACAAGGACGGCAACGACCGCTACACCACGGAAGTGGTTGTCGGTCGCTTCAACGGCACCATTGAACTGCTCGACCGCCGCGAAGGCGGCGGCATGAGCGGCGGCGGCGATTACGACCAAAGCCGTGGCGGCAACGACTACAGCGCCCCCGCCCGCAACAGCGCCCCGCCAACACGCAAACCCAGCTTCGACGCCGACCTCGACGACGACGACGTCCCCTTCTAA
- the mce gene encoding methylmalonyl-CoA epimerase, giving the protein MIGKLNHVGVATPSIDASITLYRDMLGATRIGTPFDLPHQGVRVAFVDLPNSQIELIEPLGDDSPIHAFLAKNPKGGQHHICFEVPDILAARDAMLAKGATVLRGGEPRIGAHGVPVIFIHPKDMGGVLIELMAEVHH; this is encoded by the coding sequence ATGATCGGCAAACTCAACCACGTCGGCGTCGCCACGCCCTCCATCGACGCATCCATCACCCTCTACCGCGACATGCTCGGCGCCACCCGCATCGGCACGCCGTTCGACCTGCCGCACCAGGGCGTGCGCGTCGCCTTCGTCGACCTCCCCAACAGCCAGATCGAACTGATCGAGCCGCTGGGGGACGATAGCCCCATCCACGCCTTCCTCGCCAAAAACCCCAAAGGCGGCCAGCACCATATCTGCTTCGAGGTGCCAGACATCCTCGCCGCGCGCGACGCCATGCTCGCCAAGGGCGCCACCGTGCTGCGCGGCGGCGAACCCCGCATCGGCGCCCACGGCGTCCCCGTCATCTTCATCCACCCCAAGGACATGGGCGGCGTCCTCATCGAACTCATGGCAGAGGTTCATCATTGA
- a CDS encoding AMP nucleosidase, with protein sequence MNSNDIVNELAALHAQSVVNLRDALKLFLETGTPPSAEMRAAGAFAYPELHLASPPDSPRPRLSRAYARLVAPGDHAVTITHPSHFRRYLTEQLDLLMADYDVTVSVRRSGVEIPFPYVLDGATDLALDATATRALSRHFPTTELAAIGDELADGIWNHRPDTPRPLALFDAPRIDFSLARLKHYTGAPAHHTQNFILFTNYHRYVDEFVRWSCAELNREGTRFTGLSCAGGVVLEPGSASPERAVADGAWRRHQMPAYHLMAPDGSGVTLVNIGVGPSNAKTITDHLAVLRPQAWLMIGHCGGLRPSQSIGDYVLAHAYLRDDHVLDDMLSPEIPIPPIAEVQQALYAAALTTTGLDEEALKPRLRTGTVVTTDDRNWELRFGLSARRFNQSRAVAVDMESATIAAQGYRFRVPYGTLLCVSDKPLHGEIKLPGQANRFYEGAISEHLQIGIACVDLLREAGPNLHSRKLRAFDEPPFR encoded by the coding sequence ATGAACTCGAACGATATCGTCAACGAACTCGCCGCGCTGCATGCGCAATCGGTCGTCAACCTGCGGGACGCGCTGAAGCTCTTCCTGGAAACCGGCACGCCCCCCTCGGCCGAAATGCGCGCCGCGGGCGCCTTCGCCTATCCCGAGCTGCACCTCGCCTCCCCCCCCGATTCGCCGCGCCCGCGCCTGTCGCGCGCCTATGCCCGCCTGGTCGCGCCCGGCGACCACGCCGTCACCATTACCCACCCCAGCCATTTCCGCCGCTACCTCACCGAACAGCTCGACCTGCTGATGGCCGACTATGACGTCACCGTCAGCGTCCGGCGCTCCGGCGTCGAAATCCCTTTTCCCTATGTGCTGGACGGCGCCACCGACCTCGCGCTCGATGCCACCGCCACCCGCGCCCTCTCCCGCCACTTCCCCACCACCGAACTCGCCGCCATCGGAGACGAGCTGGCGGATGGAATCTGGAACCACCGGCCCGACACGCCGCGGCCGCTCGCCCTGTTCGATGCCCCGCGCATCGATTTCTCGCTCGCCCGCCTGAAACATTACACCGGCGCCCCCGCGCACCACACGCAGAACTTCATCCTGTTCACCAACTATCACCGCTATGTCGATGAATTCGTTCGCTGGTCCTGCGCCGAACTCAACCGCGAAGGCACCCGCTTCACCGGCCTGTCCTGTGCCGGCGGCGTCGTCCTCGAACCCGGCAGCGCCAGCCCGGAACGCGCCGTCGCGGACGGCGCCTGGCGCCGGCACCAGATGCCCGCCTATCACCTGATGGCGCCCGACGGCAGCGGCGTCACCCTTGTCAACATCGGCGTCGGCCCCTCCAACGCCAAGACCATCACGGACCATCTCGCCGTCCTCCGCCCGCAGGCCTGGCTGATGATCGGCCACTGCGGCGGGCTTCGTCCCTCGCAATCCATCGGCGACTATGTGCTCGCCCACGCCTATCTGCGGGACGATCATGTGCTCGATGACATGCTGTCCCCCGAAATCCCCATCCCGCCCATCGCCGAGGTGCAGCAGGCGCTCTACGCCGCCGCGCTCACCACCACCGGCCTGGATGAGGAGGCGCTGAAACCCCGCCTGCGCACCGGCACCGTCGTCACCACCGACGACCGCAACTGGGAACTGCGCTTCGGCCTCTCCGCCCGCCGCTTCAACCAGAGCCGCGCCGTCGCCGTCGACATGGAATCCGCGACCATCGCCGCCCAGGGCTACCGCTTCCGCGTTCCCTACGGCACGCTGCTCTGCGTCAGCGACAAGCCGCTGCACGGCGAGATCAAGCTGCCCGGCCAGGCCAACCGCTTCTACGAAGGCGCGATTTCCGAACATCTCCAGATCGGCATCGCCTGTGTCGACCTGCTGCGCGAAGCCGGCCCCAACCTCCACAGCCGAAAACTCCGCGCCTTCGACGAGCCGCCGTTCCGATAG
- a CDS encoding SemiSWEET family sugar transporter, with the protein MQLVDIVGAVGAVASVSSFVPQAWKIIRERKTEGLSPGMYALTACAFACWMAFGFLQKQWAMVVPNAICLLACGFILVMIMLPQGKTADVAKAIDPKQE; encoded by the coding sequence GTGCAGCTTGTTGATATCGTGGGCGCGGTTGGGGCCGTCGCATCCGTCAGCAGCTTCGTGCCGCAGGCCTGGAAGATCATCCGCGAGCGCAAGACCGAAGGCCTGTCGCCGGGCATGTATGCCCTGACCGCCTGCGCCTTTGCCTGCTGGATGGCCTTTGGATTCCTGCAGAAACAATGGGCGATGGTGGTGCCCAACGCCATCTGCCTGCTGGCCTGCGGTTTCATCCTGGTGATGATCATGCTGCCGCAAGGCAAGACCGCCGATGTGGCGAAGGCGATCGACCCAAAGCAGGAGTGA
- a CDS encoding glycosyltransferase — protein MTRHAMVVAIPARNEAERLPACLEAIAAQEGLAPGEVAVLVLCNNCTDSSVAVARAVAARSPIPIHVRHVHLPADRSHAGGARAAAMTAATLLAAPDSLLVSTDADCVAAPDWLASLRDAFAPDISAVAGRVEARWEELKTLPEAALRVGELEWRYQAAAAELEALIDPVDHDPWPRHRQRCGANMAVRRAMFEGVGGVPLIPTGEDRALLLAVERAGGLIRHAPEPLVTASARLHGRAAGGMADALAARAEGSVVVDSDLEAADSMLARLRRRASHRRGFPPGLAGTRAFTAYWQAQAQAGFVPLGRASLADELARLERHLDVAREAVDG, from the coding sequence ATGACGCGCCACGCCATGGTCGTGGCGATTCCCGCGCGCAACGAGGCCGAGCGGCTGCCGGCCTGCCTGGAGGCGATTGCCGCGCAGGAGGGGCTGGCGCCGGGCGAGGTGGCGGTGCTGGTGCTGTGCAACAACTGCACCGACAGCAGTGTGGCGGTGGCGCGGGCCGTGGCGGCGCGGTCCCCGATTCCCATCCACGTCCGGCACGTCCACCTGCCCGCCGATCGCAGCCATGCCGGTGGCGCGCGCGCGGCGGCGATGACGGCCGCGACCCTGTTGGCCGCGCCGGACAGCCTGCTGGTCTCGACCGATGCGGATTGCGTGGCGGCGCCGGATTGGCTGGCATCGCTGCGCGATGCCTTCGCGCCGGACATCAGCGCCGTGGCGGGGCGTGTGGAGGCGCGGTGGGAGGAGTTGAAGACACTGCCGGAAGCGGCACTGCGCGTCGGCGAGCTGGAGTGGCGGTACCAGGCGGCGGCGGCCGAGCTGGAGGCGCTGATCGATCCGGTGGATCATGACCCCTGGCCGCGGCACCGGCAGCGTTGCGGCGCCAACATGGCGGTGCGGCGCGCGATGTTCGAAGGCGTGGGGGGCGTGCCGCTGATCCCGACCGGTGAGGATCGGGCGCTGCTTCTGGCGGTGGAACGCGCCGGCGGGCTGATCCGGCATGCGCCGGAACCGCTGGTGACCGCTTCGGCGCGGCTGCACGGGCGCGCGGCGGGCGGGATGGCGGATGCGCTGGCGGCACGGGCAGAAGGGTCGGTGGTGGTGGACAGCGATCTGGAGGCGGCCGATTCGATGCTCGCGCGCCTGCGGCGCCGGGCAAGCCACCGGCGGGGTTTTCCGCCGGGGCTGGCCGGCACGCGCGCCTTCACCGCCTATTGGCAGGCGCAGGCGCAGGCCGGGTTCGTGCCGCTGGGACGGGCGAGCCTGGCGGATGAGCTGGCGCGGCTGGAACGGCATCTGGATGTGGCGCGGGAGGCGGTCGATGGCTGA
- a CDS encoding bifunctional PIG-L family deacetylase/class I SAM-dependent methyltransferase → MAAAADAISPWAVLGEGPFMVLAPHPDDETLGFGGIIAAAVADGTDVTVVVLTGGGASHRHVDWPMERLVAVREAETVAAVAALGLAAHRLHFLRRVDGALVDDEATVAEVAAVLARSGARTLLVTDAADGHPDHRAAFRLAVRLVQRGAATGLATAPIGLQLDGGDTAGFVAVDCTAALSAKRQAIAAHRSQLGELLPAGSGFCLSREALRPFLGGDELVSPLIGVPGTSAPVHAAHFDAMFAASADPWRYDSEPYERERHRLTVAALGGRRFADAWDAGCANGALTAMLAPQCDRLLASDASAEAVAVARGRLGPGVSVQRLRLPDEVPEGQFDLILLSDMLYYLGLDGLLRLVEAVVPRMRPGGVLLTVNWLGDTQAAMSGEQAAEALRASLPAWFRLAQQDRHPGFRLERYEVAA, encoded by the coding sequence ATGGCAGCGGCGGCTGACGCGATCTCTCCCTGGGCGGTGTTGGGGGAGGGACCGTTCATGGTGCTGGCGCCGCATCCCGATGACGAAACGCTGGGATTTGGCGGCATCATCGCGGCCGCGGTTGCGGACGGCACCGATGTGACGGTGGTGGTGTTGACGGGTGGCGGCGCCTCGCATCGTCACGTCGATTGGCCGATGGAGCGGCTGGTGGCGGTGCGCGAGGCGGAGACGGTGGCGGCGGTGGCCGCGTTGGGTCTGGCGGCGCACCGGCTGCATTTCCTTCGCCGTGTGGACGGTGCCCTGGTTGACGACGAGGCGACCGTCGCCGAGGTGGCGGCGGTGCTGGCGCGGTCGGGCGCGCGGACCCTGCTGGTGACCGATGCGGCGGATGGGCATCCGGATCATCGCGCGGCGTTTCGCCTGGCGGTACGGCTGGTGCAACGCGGCGCGGCGACCGGCCTGGCGACAGCGCCGATCGGGCTGCAGCTGGATGGCGGGGATACGGCGGGATTTGTGGCGGTGGATTGCACCGCCGCGCTGTCGGCGAAGCGACAGGCGATCGCGGCGCACCGCAGCCAGCTGGGCGAATTGCTGCCCGCCGGAAGCGGATTTTGCCTGTCGCGGGAGGCGTTGCGGCCATTCCTGGGGGGGGATGAGCTGGTGTCGCCGCTGATCGGCGTGCCGGGGACATCGGCGCCGGTGCATGCCGCGCATTTCGATGCGATGTTCGCGGCGTCCGCGGACCCGTGGCGTTATGACAGCGAGCCCTATGAGCGGGAACGGCACCGGCTGACGGTGGCGGCGCTGGGCGGGCGCCGGTTCGCCGATGCCTGGGACGCGGGGTGCGCCAACGGCGCGCTGACGGCGATGCTGGCGCCGCAGTGCGACCGGCTGCTGGCGAGCGATGCCTCGGCGGAAGCGGTGGCGGTGGCGCGCGGTCGGTTGGGACCCGGCGTTTCCGTGCAGCGGCTGCGGCTGCCCGACGAGGTGCCGGAAGGTCAGTTCGACCTGATCCTGCTGTCCGACATGCTTTACTATCTGGGGCTGGACGGCCTGTTGCGGCTGGTCGAGGCCGTGGTGCCGCGGATGCGGCCTGGCGGGGTGCTGCTGACGGTGAACTGGCTGGGGGATACCCAGGCGGCGATGTCGGGCGAGCAGGCGGCCGAAGCGCTGCGGGCATCGCTGCCGGCGTGGTTTCGGCTGGCGCAGCAGGACCGTCATCCCGGGTTCCGGCTGGAACGTTATGAGGTGGCGGCATGA
- a CDS encoding glycosyltransferase family 2 protein — protein sequence MHCLIVIPTYNRAGSLGPAIEAALAQSWRDLTVAVVDDGSTDDTADVCAGFAADPRFVAIHLARNVGTAQAKNVGLALLPFDAVTFHDSDDLPHRDKLARQARVMARSDLIADPCLPWGPRQGAGAPAPLHLVLTAHDHVTADGGQVKICRALSLVDDFFPNLQFNTGPLGDWVLINSGLFRREMLAQAGGFADCIEEDREIRNRLLMHGANVWLIEDALLTKFESPDSLTVQGATGYRSSRRERDRQAVWRAIETWRRDGVAPVQTMDLANVSLRQVVNPGRLAVAADLAMTPESRVQLAAQVAAAQAGHAMRAAA from the coding sequence ATGCACTGCCTGATCGTGATTCCAACCTACAACCGTGCCGGGTCTTTGGGGCCGGCCATCGAGGCTGCGCTTGCCCAGAGCTGGCGCGACCTGACGGTGGCGGTGGTGGATGACGGATCGACCGACGATACGGCGGACGTCTGTGCCGGGTTCGCCGCCGATCCGCGTTTCGTGGCGATCCACCTGGCCCGCAATGTCGGCACGGCGCAGGCGAAGAATGTCGGGCTGGCGTTGCTGCCGTTCGATGCCGTGACCTTTCATGACAGCGATGACCTGCCGCACCGCGACAAGCTGGCGCGGCAGGCGCGGGTGATGGCGCGTAGCGACCTGATCGCCGATCCCTGCCTGCCCTGGGGGCCGCGGCAGGGTGCCGGGGCGCCGGCGCCGCTGCATCTGGTGCTGACGGCGCATGACCATGTGACCGCGGATGGCGGGCAGGTGAAAATCTGCCGCGCGTTGAGCTTGGTCGATGATTTCTTCCCGAACTTGCAGTTCAACACGGGGCCTTTGGGGGATTGGGTGCTGATCAACAGCGGCCTGTTCCGGCGCGAGATGCTGGCGCAGGCGGGCGGTTTTGCCGATTGCATCGAGGAGGATCGCGAAATCCGCAACCGGTTGCTGATGCATGGGGCGAATGTCTGGCTGATCGAGGATGCGCTGCTGACCAAATTCGAATCGCCCGACAGCCTGACCGTGCAGGGTGCCACCGGCTATCGCAGCAGCCGGCGCGAGCGCGACCGGCAGGCGGTGTGGCGCGCCATCGAGACCTGGCGCCGGGATGGCGTCGCGCCGGTTCAGACGATGGATCTGGCGAACGTGTCGCTGCGGCAGGTGGTGAATCCCGGTCGCCTGGCGGTGGCGGCGGACCTGGCCATGACGCCGGAGAGCCGGGTGCAGCTGGCCGCACAGGTGGCGGCGGCGCAGGCCGGACACGCCATGCGGGCGGCCGCTTGA
- a CDS encoding glycosyltransferase, giving the protein MAPDSVGGAAVTAAATLLAGGLTLNAACAGAAAGLRLWSARVSHRHRHPLPGIAFARADAIPFISVHVPAHDEPPEVLVETLNALARLDYPAYEVIILDNNTPDPAVWRPVEAHARRLGDHFRFFHRDGVRGAKAGALNIALGLTDPRARYVAVVDADYVVEPDFLRAAVAAFARGGSDYVQFPQAYRHGRHADAVVGELNDYFRHCAAAANRSQTVLLTGTLSVIAIDALRHVGGWPTGTITEDADLGLSLYAAGARGMFVDRVVGRGLLPLDYAGLCVQRDRWVAGNAQTMTRAVAMWRLAPRRRGMLSVWAQLAAWPAFLALPVLALAFSALCRLFDVATPMLPVMELLAAATIILSFVTLLVEAVIVKRQPATVPVRVAMLWSASLAWLPLLWGRRFSFRRTPKEAGARTPLPALLWWGTALLMVLGVVLAVFGAPLAGLVLLLPGLALPAAQWTDYCLDSAHETGDVACTA; this is encoded by the coding sequence ATGGCACCCGACAGTGTCGGCGGGGCGGCTGTGACCGCTGCCGCAACCCTTCTTGCGGGCGGTTTGACGTTGAATGCGGCCTGTGCCGGAGCCGCCGCCGGTTTGCGTCTGTGGAGCGCGCGCGTCAGTCACCGGCATCGTCATCCCCTGCCCGGCATCGCGTTCGCGCGGGCCGATGCCATCCCCTTCATCTCGGTGCATGTCCCCGCGCATGATGAGCCGCCGGAGGTCCTGGTCGAAACCCTGAACGCTCTGGCCCGGCTGGATTATCCGGCCTATGAGGTGATCATTCTCGACAACAACACGCCCGATCCGGCGGTCTGGCGACCGGTGGAGGCGCATGCCCGCCGGCTGGGCGATCATTTCCGCTTTTTCCATCGTGATGGCGTGCGCGGCGCCAAGGCCGGGGCGTTGAACATCGCCCTGGGGCTGACCGATCCGCGGGCGCGCTATGTCGCGGTGGTGGATGCCGATTATGTCGTGGAACCCGACTTTCTGCGGGCGGCCGTCGCCGCGTTCGCGCGCGGTGGCAGCGACTATGTGCAGTTTCCCCAGGCCTATCGTCATGGCCGCCACGCCGACGCGGTGGTGGGTGAGTTGAACGATTATTTCCGGCATTGCGCCGCCGCCGCCAACCGCAGCCAGACCGTGCTGCTGACCGGCACGCTGTCGGTGATCGCCATTGATGCCCTGCGCCATGTCGGCGGCTGGCCCACGGGGACGATCACCGAGGATGCCGACCTCGGCCTGTCGCTCTATGCCGCCGGGGCGCGCGGCATGTTTGTCGACAGGGTGGTGGGACGTGGTCTGCTGCCGCTGGATTATGCCGGGCTGTGCGTGCAGCGCGATCGCTGGGTGGCGGGAAATGCCCAGACCATGACGCGCGCGGTGGCGATGTGGCGGCTGGCGCCGCGGCGCAGGGGGATGCTTTCGGTCTGGGCGCAATTGGCGGCCTGGCCGGCGTTCCTGGCGCTGCCTGTGCTGGCGCTGGCCTTTTCCGCGCTCTGCCGCTTGTTCGATGTGGCAACGCCGATGCTGCCGGTGATGGAATTGCTGGCGGCGGCGACCATCATCCTGAGTTTCGTGACGCTGCTGGTGGAAGCGGTGATCGTGAAGCGGCAGCCGGCGACCGTGCCGGTGCGGGTGGCCATGCTGTGGTCCGCCAGCCTGGCCTGGTTGCCCCTGCTGTGGGGGCGGCGGTTCAGCTTCCGCCGCACGCCGAAGGAGGCCGGCGCGCGAACCCCGCTGCCCGCGCTGCTGTGGTGGGGAACGGCCCTGCTGATGGTGCTGGGCGTGGTGCTGGCGGTGTTCGGGGCGCCGCTGGCGGGGCTGGTGCTGCTGCTGCCCGGGCTGGCGCTGCCGGCGGCGCAATGGACGGATTACTGCCTCGATTCGGCGCATGAAACAGGGGATGTGGCATGCACTGCCTGA